In Apostichopus japonicus isolate 1M-3 chromosome 3, ASM3797524v1, whole genome shotgun sequence, a single genomic region encodes these proteins:
- the LOC139965508 gene encoding uncharacterized protein has product MADSSEDDQEARLSPLDCPVCCLKQTDPKVLPCGHSFCKSCIEKLIQARPASCPVCRAQITAPSSDTLPTNFTLKALIVEEEKDSSDINMKFRRLFGDCSAHMKTCDQFCRTCERQICKDCVQDQHAESEEHDIAPVGAIVTQQREVIDAIMAELLTVTEQLAEITNFTSTVEKNCEDRFQDLMNEITDAVKKASRETNDEETTLKQAVQQERESIRQKIDPIKSLYSEIALLTNYTSDICMSFQKDLQEANVSKLNGFKSVTQKKENIFKNLAHLQGMKNAFTYREPKFRSQAKSCVGKLVSCGSTFSKYMKTFELSYGNESFGIIWPEIHWLISISCNVSSNHNFVKLYNFNFLQDDTVVETGIAKKWLTITPNFCSDRRSMLSLASGQIHKFTLPTTDKTEDGMEIVATVFNLPDIIGISWDEQRKGCIALLGDGKTIVHLDIENCKSPREVMQLTEKVTLKRHTHILHVRMDGSMAVCDHGNRVIQFYPSLNGVGLSKTVKKPSLLKHDQIIAVPWSVCTRNENNLWYVLWVYCTCSETFAIVIVYDASFELVGNLLNVQIKEKKPRRSTPRSVPDPFTMEASFCFQGEFIALKLESQIYVYHI; this is encoded by the coding sequence ATGGCAGACAGTTCTGAAGATGACCAAGAAGCTCGCTTATCACCACTCGATTGCCCAGTATGCTGTCTCAAGCAAACCGATCCCAAGGTGTTGCCTTGTGGACATAGCTTTTGCAAATCATGCATTGAAAAGCTTATTCAAGCACGTCCAGCCTCATGTCCCGTCTGCCGTGCACAAATAACGGCACCTTCATCGGACACGCTACCCACCAACTTCACCCTTAAAGCCCTCATTGTGGAGGAAGAGAAAGATTCTTCAGACATTAATATGAAGTTCAGACGACTGTTTGGTGATTGTTCTGCACACATGAAAACTTGCGACCAGTTCTGTAGGACGTGTGAACGACAGATATGCAAAGACTGCGTACAAGACCAACACGCAGAGTCTGAGGAGCACGACATTGCACCGGTAGGAGCAATAGTCACACAGCAAAGAGAGGTCATTGATGCCATCATGGCAGAGCTTCTTACAGTTACCGAACAACTAGCAGAAATTACCAACTTCACGTCTACAGTCGAAAAGAATTGCGAAGATCGGTTTCAAGATTTAATGAACGAAATTACCGACGCTGTAAAAAAGGCATCTCGAGAGACGAACGACGAAGAGACAACTCTGAAACAAGCTGTACAACAAGAACGCGAGAGTATTCGTCAAAAGATCGACCCAATAAAAAGCCTGTATTCCGAGATCGCTTTGCTGACAAATTACACTTCAGATATCTGCATGTCCTTTCAGAAGGACCTTCAGGAGGCCAATGTTTCCAAATTGAATGGGTTCAAATCTGTTACACAAAAGAAAGagaatatttttaaaaatcttgCTCATCTTCAGGGCATGAAGAACGCCTTCACTTATCGTGAGCCTAAGTTTCGATCTCAGGCGAAGTCTTGTGTTGGTAAGCTGGTTAGCTGTGGGTCGACTTTTTCAAAGtacatgaaaacatttgaatTATCTTATGGTAATGAATCATTTGGAATTATATGGCCAGAGATACATTGGTTGATATCTATTTCTTGTAATGTATCTAGTAATCACAATTTCGTTAAGTTGTACAACTTTAACTTCTTACAAGATGACACGGTAGTTGAAACAGGTATTGCCAAAAAATGGTTGACGATTACaccaaatttctgttctgaTCGGCGTAGCATGCTATCCTTAGCTTCTGGACAGATTCACAAGTTTACTCTTCCAACCACAGACAAGACTGAAGATGGCATGGAAATAGTTGCTACTGTTTTCAACCTCCCTGACATCATCGGTATATCCTGGGATGAACAACGTAAAGGGTGTATCGCCTTGTTAGGAGATGGAAAGACGATAGTCCATCTGGATATCGAGAATTGTAAATCCCCGAGGGAAGTAATGCAACTAACAGAGAAAGTGACCTTGAAAAGACATACCCATATTCTACACGTACGTATGGACGGAAGCATGGCTGTATGTGATCACGGTAACCGGGTCATTCAGTTTTACCCTTCTCTGAATGGCGTAGGCCTTAGTAAGACGGTAAAGAAACCTTCACTATTAAAACACGATCAGATAATAGCCGTACCGTGGAGTGTTTGCACGCGGAACGAAAACAATCTTTGGTACGTCCTTTGGGTGTATTGTACTTGCAGCGAAACGTTCGCCATAGTGATCGTCTACGATGCATCGTTCGAGTTAGTGGGGAATTTGTTGAACGTtcagattaaagaaaaaaaaccaaggAGATCAACACCACGAAGTGTCCCAGATCCATTCACCATGGAAgcatcattttgttttcaagggGAATTTATCGCTCTAAAGTTAGAAAGCCAAATATACGTGTATCATATCTGA